A segment of the Aythya fuligula isolate bAytFul2 chromosome 10, bAytFul2.pri, whole genome shotgun sequence genome:
CATCTATACATACTCTCACGTATTCTGGTATAGGGCTCTCTTTGCTGTGGATTTGGTTCTTAGGATTAGCTTTGGTATCTGATAATATAGGAGCTCTAACTGAAGCTTTACCCTTGACTGTGGTGTTTATAACTCGCTATCACCATTTTGTCTCCCACCCCCTTCCTCCTCAGACAAGGGAAGCCTCTAAAGAGGGGAGTTCAGGGAGCTGAAGACATCATCTTGTCAGCTTGGATAAAGCTGGCTAATGAGAGAAAGGTGGATGCAGTTATCAACATGCTTACGCACCTGGAGCAATCAGCTCCTTCAGCTAAGAACCTCAGAAAGCTGAGGAATGGGCTGTGAAAAAGAATGGTCCATTAAGGtttataaaacataattatGCTTCTGGATGTCTGCTGGGTCCCAGGCTCTCCCAGCTGATAAAAACAATAGCAAGCTGTCATACCTGATTCTTTCTCATCATTCTAGACTTGCAGGTGGAAGAGAATCTGTAACAAGattgggaaagaaagaggagacaaattttcttttccatcccaTGGGAAAATAACGTGTTGAATTATCATCTGGAAACTGGGAAGAACCAACATGAGCAACGAGAGGCCAGTGAACCCTAGTTCATCTCCACTGACTGAGGGcctgaagagaaagagaggaagaccAAAGAAGCAGCCACGGGTAAGTGTGCATCATCCAAAGAGTCTGCCTGAGGTTGCTGTGATACTAGCAGGCAGTAAAgagcaagggaagggaaggcatgCTGTGGTAGTGCTGCCCATCTTCTAGTTTGTTTCAGcatctggaaaagcagagacaaCCTAGTAAGTTATTCTGGGGATCATCCTgctaaattttctctttttcaggagGAAGCTGGGGGACAATTGCTGGTGAAGAAACCACGAGGAAGGCCAAAAGGAAGCAAGAAAGTGAGCACTGTAATTGGACAAATGGTGAGAGTAAATGGCTTATATGCTTTTAtgagggggaagagagaagcTGGCTGTCCCTTCTACAAGCATTACTAGAGGGACAAGCAGGGAGGGCTCTCTTAGATTAAGGATAGGCAATGAAATTTGCCCCTCAttcagttcagttttatttGCCACTGTTGTTTAGTTGTCACAGTTATCATGGTCTTAGTCCTAATTCACTTTCTGGCCTTCCTGTGCTGTCGTTGCCTGTTCAGCAGCTTCCTTCTGGAGTTTCTCCTTTGCCATTGCAACATAATCACAACCAGCACAGTCTGGCAGGTGTTTCCTCCTCAACTGTCTTCCATCCCCAGCTTTAGTCACCTTCTGCTGTTTGGCTCACAAAACCTTTATGCAGAGGTCACTTTGGGCAGGTTCAGTGTATTTAGTCACAGTGTGCAGCAGATAGGAgaattgaaaatactttttttgtattgctttcaaTATAGGTAGAACCTCCCGCTGGAAAAAGGCCAAGAGGGAGGCCCCGCAAGTGGGTGAGTACAGCATTCAGTCCTTTTCTTATTCTCCATCCACAGAGCCCAGGCTGGAAGGGAGGCTTCTCTTGCATTTGTTCTCAGGCTCTCTGTTGGCAATGACATTCAGCCTAGCTGGCCCAGGAATCCAACACATTAGGGAAGCTCTGACTGCCCTCCCAGTACCTCATTCCCAAGATTCAGTTCTTGAAACATCCTGGGAGcccaggagagctgctatactTAAGACATATTAGTCTTCTACAGTCCTTCCCA
Coding sequences within it:
- the LOC116493102 gene encoding high mobility group protein HMGI-C-like, which encodes MSNERPVNPSSSPLTEGLKRKRGRPKKQPREEAGGQLLVKKPRGRPKGSKKVSTVIGQMVEPPAGKRPRGRPRKWPQLAIREGTSEEGSPQGSSDLNLNSAPATQGITGKDGSRPSKTTGLRKSLSNIPATAQ